A window of the Yersinia rochesterensis genome harbors these coding sequences:
- a CDS encoding YebC/PmpR family DNA-binding transcriptional regulator: MAGHSKWANTKHRKAAQDAKRGKIFTKIIRELVTAARLGGGDPGANPRLRAAIDKALSNNMTRDTLNRAIARGVGGDDDNNMETIIYEGYGPGGTAVMVECLSDNRNRTVSEVRHAFTKTGGNLGTDGSVSYLFTKKGVISYAPGLEEDAVMDAALEAGADDIVVYDDGAIDVFTAWESLGAVKDALDATGLVAEGAEVSLIPSTKADLDAETAPKLLRLIDMLEDSDDVQEVYHNGEISDEVAATL; the protein is encoded by the coding sequence ATGGCAGGTCATAGTAAATGGGCCAACACAAAACACCGCAAAGCGGCACAGGATGCCAAGCGCGGTAAAATTTTCACTAAAATTATCCGTGAGCTGGTAACAGCAGCCCGTCTGGGCGGTGGTGACCCCGGTGCTAACCCGCGTTTGCGTGCGGCTATCGATAAAGCGTTGTCGAATAACATGACGCGCGACACCCTGAACCGCGCCATTGCCCGCGGTGTGGGCGGTGATGACGATAACAACATGGAAACCATCATTTACGAAGGCTATGGCCCAGGCGGCACTGCCGTGATGGTTGAATGCTTGAGTGATAATCGTAACCGTACCGTATCTGAAGTTCGCCATGCATTCACCAAAACAGGTGGTAATTTGGGGACGGATGGTTCTGTTTCTTATCTATTCACCAAAAAAGGTGTTATTTCATACGCACCGGGTTTAGAAGAAGATGCGGTGATGGATGCGGCACTGGAAGCTGGTGCTGATGATATCGTGGTCTATGATGACGGTGCTATTGATGTCTTTACCGCTTGGGAATCTCTCGGGGCGGTGAAAGATGCACTGGATGCCACGGGTTTAGTCGCCGAAGGCGCTGAAGTTTCTCTTATCCCATCAACTAAAGCTGATTTAGATGCAGAAACTGCACCAAAACTGCTGCGCTTGATTGATATGCTGGAAGATTCGGATGATGTGCAAGAGGTTTACCATAACGGTGAAATCTCTGATGAAGTGGCAGCAACCCTGTAA
- the ruvC gene encoding crossover junction endodeoxyribonuclease RuvC: MAIVLGIDPGSRVTGYGVIRQQGRQLTYLGSGCIRTVVDDMPTRLKLIYAGVTEIITQFQPDFFAIEQVFMAKNPDSALKLGQARGAAIVAAVNLNLPVSEYAARQVKQTVVGTGAAEKSQVQHMVRSLLKLPANPQADAADALAIAITHCHLSQNTLRLGNDQMVLARGRLR; encoded by the coding sequence ATGGCGATCGTATTAGGCATCGATCCCGGTTCTCGTGTCACCGGTTATGGCGTAATCCGCCAACAAGGTCGCCAGCTTACTTATCTGGGTAGCGGCTGTATTCGCACTGTCGTTGACGATATGCCGACTCGCCTGAAGTTAATTTATGCAGGTGTCACTGAAATTATCACCCAATTTCAACCCGACTTTTTTGCTATCGAACAAGTGTTTATGGCGAAGAACCCGGATTCAGCATTAAAGCTGGGTCAGGCGCGTGGGGCGGCGATTGTCGCGGCGGTAAACCTGAATTTGCCGGTTTCCGAATATGCGGCTCGGCAAGTTAAACAGACTGTGGTCGGCACCGGAGCGGCAGAAAAAAGCCAGGTTCAGCACATGGTGCGCTCACTGTTGAAACTCCCTGCGAACCCTCAGGCTGATGCCGCCGATGCATTGGCCATTGCTATAACCCATTGTCATCTTAGCCAAAATACCCTGCGATTGGGTAATGACCAAATGGTGTTGGCTCGTGGCAGGCTCCGTTGA
- the ruvA gene encoding Holliday junction branch migration protein RuvA — translation MIGRLRGIILEKQPPLVLLETNGVGYEVQLPMTCFYELPELGQEAIIFTQFVVREDAQLLYGFNDKQERALFRELIKVNGVGPKLALAILSGMSAQQFVAAVEREDITTLVKLPGVGKKTAERLVVEMKDRFKGLNGDLFNNTGDIQLPASSSSQISDADIEAEAASALVALGYKPQEASRLVSKIAKPGADCETLIRDALRAAL, via the coding sequence GTGATAGGGCGCCTCAGAGGTATCATTCTGGAAAAACAGCCCCCCTTGGTGCTGCTGGAAACAAACGGCGTTGGCTATGAAGTCCAACTGCCAATGACCTGTTTTTATGAGCTGCCAGAATTGGGGCAGGAAGCCATTATCTTTACCCAGTTTGTGGTGCGCGAAGATGCCCAACTGCTGTACGGCTTCAATGATAAGCAAGAACGGGCGCTGTTTCGTGAGTTGATAAAAGTGAATGGTGTGGGGCCAAAACTGGCACTGGCCATTCTCTCCGGCATGTCAGCACAACAGTTTGTGGCGGCGGTTGAACGGGAAGATATCACCACTCTGGTGAAATTACCGGGTGTCGGCAAGAAGACAGCTGAGCGCTTGGTTGTTGAAATGAAAGACCGCTTTAAAGGTCTCAATGGTGACTTGTTCAATAATACCGGTGATATTCAATTACCTGCCAGTAGTTCGTCACAAATCTCTGATGCCGATATCGAAGCAGAAGCCGCTTCTGCGCTGGTGGCTTTAGGTTATAAACCCCAAGAAGCTAGCCGTTTAGTGAGCAAAATTGCTAAACCGGGCGCTGATTGTGAAACCCTGATCCGTGATGCTTTGCGTGCCGCGTTATAG
- the ruvB gene encoding Holliday junction branch migration DNA helicase RuvB, producing the protein MIEADRLISAGVISDEESIDRAIRPKLLAEYVGQPHVREQMEIFIQAAKQRGDALDHVLIFGPPGLGKTTLANIVANEMGVNLRTTSGPVLEKAGDLAAMLTNLEPHDVLFIDEIHRLSPVVEEILYPAMEDYQLDIMIGEGPAARSIKLDLPPFTLIGATTRAGSLTAPLRDRFGIVQRLEFYQVADLEHIVTRSAKYLGLELTPDGAHQLARRSRGTPRITNRLLRRVRDFAEVRADGAINGDVAMKALDMLNVDAEGFDFMDRKLLLAVIDKFMGGPVGLDNLAAAIGEERETIEDVLEPYLIQQGFIQRTPRGRIATNHAYKHFGIIRAE; encoded by the coding sequence ATGATTGAAGCAGACCGCCTGATCTCTGCGGGTGTTATCAGTGATGAAGAGAGTATTGATAGGGCTATCCGCCCGAAGCTGTTGGCAGAATATGTCGGGCAGCCCCATGTCCGCGAGCAAATGGAAATCTTCATTCAGGCGGCGAAACAGCGCGGTGATGCGCTGGATCATGTGCTGATATTTGGCCCTCCGGGACTGGGAAAAACCACATTGGCAAATATTGTTGCTAATGAAATGGGGGTGAATCTGCGTACCACCTCTGGCCCGGTATTGGAAAAAGCGGGCGACTTGGCTGCTATGCTGACCAATCTTGAGCCGCACGACGTATTATTCATTGATGAAATCCATCGTTTATCACCCGTGGTTGAAGAAATCCTCTATCCGGCCATGGAAGATTATCAACTGGATATCATGATTGGAGAAGGCCCGGCGGCGCGCTCAATCAAACTCGATTTACCCCCATTTACCTTGATTGGCGCGACGACCCGTGCGGGGTCATTAACTGCACCGTTGCGTGATCGATTTGGTATTGTGCAGCGCCTTGAGTTTTATCAAGTTGCTGATTTAGAACATATCGTCACCCGCAGTGCCAAATATTTGGGGCTGGAACTCACTCCTGACGGGGCACATCAATTAGCCCGTCGCTCCCGAGGGACACCGCGCATCACCAACCGCTTGTTACGGCGCGTGCGTGATTTCGCTGAGGTCAGGGCCGATGGCGCTATCAACGGCGATGTGGCGATGAAAGCGCTGGATATGCTGAATGTCGACGCCGAAGGTTTTGATTTTATGGACCGCAAACTCTTGCTGGCTGTTATCGATAAATTTATGGGCGGCCCAGTGGGGTTGGATAACTTGGCGGCGGCAATTGGTGAGGAGCGGGAAACCATTGAAGACGTGCTGGAGCCGTATTTAATCCAACAAGGCTTTATCCAGCGGACCCCCCGTGGGCGCATTGCCACCAATCATGCTTATAAACATTTTGGTATCATCCGCGCAGAGTAA
- the dtpB gene encoding dipeptide/tripeptide permease DtpB → MERSTPTGLLQQPKPFFMIFFVELWERFGYYGVQGILAVFFVKQLGFSQEQAFVTFGAFAALVYGLISIGGYVGDHLLGTKRTMVLGAVVLALGYFATGLSLYQPNLIFFALGTIAVGNGLFKANPASLLSKCYPPKDPRLDGAFTLFYMSINIGSLVSLSLAPVIAERFGYTVTYYLCGIGLIFALLVYFCCRHMVRHIGSEPDTKPLNWRNLLLVLLGSAVMICVCAWLMNHVFIANLVLIALSLVVVFIFFREASKQDQLGRNKMFVAFILMIEAIVFYVLYAQMPTSLNFFAINNVHHEILGFSINPVSFQALNPFWVVVASPILASIYTRLGSQNRDLSMPAKFTLGMFLCSLGFLTAAAAGMWFADAQGLTSPWFIVLVYLFQSLGELMISALGLAMVAALVPQYLMGFILGMWFLTQAASFLIGGYVATFTATPEGMTDPLETLPIYTDVFGKIGMVTLVIALVMALLIPWLNQMINTSTTEKTVA, encoded by the coding sequence ATGGAAAGATCCACCCCCACAGGTTTACTTCAGCAACCTAAACCGTTCTTTATGATCTTTTTTGTCGAGTTATGGGAGAGATTCGGTTATTACGGTGTACAAGGTATTCTGGCTGTTTTCTTCGTTAAACAGCTTGGGTTCTCGCAAGAACAAGCATTTGTCACTTTTGGTGCTTTTGCTGCTTTGGTTTATGGCCTAATTTCCATCGGTGGATATGTCGGTGACCATCTACTCGGGACTAAACGCACCATGGTCTTGGGGGCGGTAGTGCTGGCGTTGGGATATTTCGCCACCGGTTTATCATTGTACCAACCGAACCTGATTTTCTTTGCTTTAGGAACTATTGCTGTGGGCAATGGTTTATTCAAAGCCAACCCAGCCAGCTTATTATCTAAATGTTATCCGCCGAAAGATCCTCGGTTGGACGGGGCCTTTACTCTATTCTATATGTCGATCAATATCGGCTCCTTAGTGTCACTTTCACTGGCACCGGTTATAGCCGAACGTTTTGGTTATACCGTGACCTATTACTTATGCGGCATTGGTTTGATTTTTGCCCTGCTGGTCTACTTCTGCTGTCGTCATATGGTGCGCCATATTGGTTCTGAACCCGATACAAAACCCTTAAATTGGCGCAATCTGCTATTGGTGCTGCTGGGCAGCGCAGTGATGATATGTGTCTGCGCCTGGTTGATGAATCATGTGTTCATTGCCAATTTGGTGCTAATCGCGTTGTCACTGGTCGTCGTCTTTATCTTTTTCAGAGAAGCATCGAAGCAGGACCAACTGGGCCGTAATAAAATGTTTGTTGCTTTCATTCTGATGATTGAAGCTATCGTATTTTACGTTTTATATGCACAAATGCCGACTTCGCTTAACTTCTTTGCTATCAATAATGTCCATCATGAGATCCTCGGCTTCAGCATTAATCCAGTTAGTTTCCAAGCGCTTAACCCATTCTGGGTGGTGGTCGCCAGCCCCATTTTGGCCTCAATTTATACTCGGTTGGGCAGCCAAAATCGTGACTTATCCATGCCCGCAAAATTTACATTAGGGATGTTTTTATGTTCGCTGGGTTTCCTGACTGCGGCTGCGGCCGGAATGTGGTTCGCTGATGCACAAGGTCTAACATCACCTTGGTTTATTGTTCTGGTTTATTTATTCCAGAGCTTGGGGGAGTTGATGATAAGCGCCCTTGGCTTAGCGATGGTGGCGGCTTTAGTGCCACAATACTTAATGGGGTTTATTCTTGGGATGTGGTTCTTGACTCAGGCTGCCTCATTCCTGATTGGCGGCTACGTTGCAACCTTTACCGCGACACCTGAGGGCATGACTGATCCACTTGAAACCTTACCTATCTACACGGATGTGTTTGGTAAAATTGGCATGGTCACACTGGTAATTGCGCTGGTTATGGCACTACTTATCCCATGGCTTAACCAAATGATTAATACATCGACCACGGAGAAAACAGTCGCCTAA
- the znuB gene encoding zinc ABC transporter permease subunit ZnuB — MIELLLPGWLAGVLLATAAGPLGSFVVWRRMSYFGDTLAHASLLGVAFGLLLDVNPFYAVIAMTMALALILVWLERRPQLAVDTLLGIMAHSALSLGLVVVSLMHNVRVDLMAYLFGDLLSVTLSDIWLIAAGVVVVLGILCWQWRSLLSMTISPELAHVDGVNLERVRMLLMLVTALTIGLSMKFVGALIITSLLIIPAAAARRFARTPEQMAGIAIGIGIVAVTGGLTFSAFYDTPAGPSVVLCAAVMFILSLSQKARG, encoded by the coding sequence ATGATTGAATTATTGTTGCCTGGTTGGTTAGCCGGTGTGTTGCTGGCTACTGCAGCCGGCCCTCTGGGGTCTTTTGTCGTCTGGCGGCGGATGTCTTATTTTGGCGATACCCTAGCGCATGCATCATTACTGGGTGTTGCCTTCGGTTTATTGCTCGATGTGAACCCATTCTATGCCGTGATAGCAATGACCATGGCGCTAGCACTCATTCTGGTGTGGTTAGAACGCCGCCCACAATTAGCTGTCGATACACTGCTCGGGATTATGGCTCATAGCGCATTATCTTTGGGTCTGGTGGTGGTTAGCCTGATGCATAATGTGCGGGTCGATTTAATGGCCTATCTATTTGGCGACCTGCTTTCCGTGACTCTGAGTGATATCTGGCTCATTGCCGCTGGAGTGGTCGTGGTGTTGGGGATATTGTGCTGGCAATGGCGATCATTGCTATCAATGACCATCAGCCCGGAGCTGGCCCATGTGGACGGTGTAAATTTAGAGCGCGTTCGGATGTTGCTGATGCTAGTGACCGCACTGACCATAGGGTTGTCGATGAAATTCGTCGGTGCATTGATTATCACTTCCTTGCTGATAATCCCAGCCGCTGCTGCTCGCCGCTTTGCTCGGACACCAGAACAAATGGCCGGAATTGCAATTGGTATTGGCATTGTCGCGGTGACAGGCGGTTTAACTTTCTCTGCTTTCTATGACACCCCGGCAGGCCCTTCCGTCGTTCTTTGTGCCGCTGTGATGTTCATCCTGAGTCTGTCACAAAAAGCGCGCGGGTAA
- the znuC gene encoding zinc ABC transporter ATP-binding protein ZnuC: MPTLVTLNKISVTFGSRRVLNDISLSLRPGRILTLLGPNGAGKSTLVRVVLGLIAPTSGTLVRESGLRIGYVPQKLHLDATLPLTVSRFMRLKPGVKKADILPALKRVHAAHLLDQPMQKLSGGENQRVLLARALLNRPQLLVLDEPTQGVDVNGQLALYDLIEQLRRELGCAVLMVSHDLHLVMAKTDEVLCLNQHICCSGAPEVVSTHPEFIAMFGNRGAEQLAVYRHHHNHRHDLHGKIILKNSGSRDA; encoded by the coding sequence ATGCCCACATTGGTCACACTAAATAAAATATCCGTCACTTTTGGTAGTCGGCGGGTATTAAATGATATTTCCCTTTCACTGCGTCCGGGGAGAATTCTCACTCTGCTTGGGCCAAATGGCGCGGGCAAATCAACACTGGTTCGCGTGGTGTTGGGGTTAATTGCCCCCACCAGTGGCACTCTTGTTCGTGAGTCAGGTTTGCGCATTGGCTATGTTCCACAAAAGCTTCATCTGGATGCCACCTTGCCGCTAACAGTCAGCCGCTTTATGCGCTTGAAACCGGGTGTTAAAAAAGCGGATATTTTACCCGCTCTTAAACGAGTTCACGCGGCGCATCTATTAGACCAGCCGATGCAAAAACTGTCCGGTGGTGAAAATCAACGTGTTCTCTTGGCCCGTGCATTATTAAATCGGCCGCAGTTATTAGTGTTAGATGAGCCAACGCAAGGTGTTGATGTTAATGGTCAATTAGCACTGTATGACTTAATTGAACAGTTACGCCGAGAACTCGGCTGTGCCGTCTTGATGGTTTCCCATGACCTGCATTTAGTAATGGCCAAAACTGACGAAGTATTATGTCTTAACCAACATATTTGTTGCTCCGGTGCACCAGAAGTGGTTTCAACTCATCCTGAGTTTATCGCCATGTTTGGTAATCGCGGAGCAGAGCAATTAGCGGTTTACCGCCATCACCATAATCATCGCCACGATTTGCACGGAAAGATTATTTTGAAAAACAGTGGGAGCCGGGACGCATGA
- the znuA gene encoding zinc ABC transporter substrate-binding protein ZnuA, with protein sequence MLHKNKWLKRAILGSAILAASPFNIASAAVVTSVRPLGFIAAAIADGVLPTEVLLPDGASPHDYALRPSDVQRLRSADLVIWVGPEMEAFLAKPLTQVTDNKKIALAQLPSVTPLLMKGDEEGGNEGADERHDHDHAKDNHSDEHHHGGYNMHIWLSPTIAKQSAIAIHDRLLELMPQNKDKLDANLRRFEDQLAQNEKNIATMLKPAQGKGYFVFHDAYGYFEKHFGLSPLGHFTVNPEIQPGAQRLHQIRTQLVEHNAVCVFAEPQFRPAVINAVAKGTDVRSGTLDPLGSGIVLGKDSYVDFMSQLSNQYVSCLK encoded by the coding sequence ATGTTACATAAAAACAAGTGGTTGAAGCGGGCAATTTTGGGCAGTGCAATTTTAGCGGCCAGCCCATTTAATATTGCCTCCGCTGCGGTCGTTACATCAGTGCGTCCGTTAGGTTTTATCGCCGCAGCCATTGCTGATGGTGTATTACCCACCGAAGTCTTACTGCCCGATGGCGCATCGCCACATGATTATGCTTTGCGTCCATCAGATGTCCAGCGGTTACGCAGCGCTGACCTGGTTATTTGGGTTGGGCCGGAAATGGAAGCATTTTTAGCAAAACCGTTAACGCAAGTTACTGATAATAAAAAGATAGCCTTGGCACAGCTACCGTCAGTTACACCTTTGTTAATGAAAGGTGATGAAGAGGGGGGTAATGAAGGGGCAGATGAAAGGCATGATCATGATCATGCGAAAGATAATCATAGTGACGAGCACCACCATGGTGGATATAACATGCATATTTGGTTGTCCCCAACCATTGCCAAACAATCGGCAATTGCTATTCACGACAGATTATTGGAACTTATGCCACAAAATAAGGACAAACTAGATGCAAACCTGCGCCGATTCGAGGATCAACTAGCGCAAAATGAAAAAAATATTGCTACTATGTTAAAGCCTGCCCAAGGTAAGGGATACTTCGTTTTTCATGATGCTTATGGCTACTTTGAAAAACATTTTGGCTTGAGCCCATTAGGGCATTTTACAGTCAATCCCGAAATTCAACCTGGTGCGCAGCGTTTACATCAAATTCGAACACAGTTGGTTGAGCATAACGCGGTATGCGTTTTTGCTGAGCCACAATTCAGGCCAGCCGTCATTAATGCTGTCGCCAAAGGAACAGACGTGCGTTCAGGCACCTTAGATCCTTTGGGGAGTGGCATAGTATTAGGCAAGGACAGCTATGTGGACTTTATGTCTCAGTTGTCGAACCAATACGTGAGCTGCCTGAAGTAA
- the mepM gene encoding murein DD-endopeptidase MepM → MQQIVRTITLAYNNLPRPHRIMLGSLTVMTLAVAVWRPFVYHSEHEPVAKSVVLDTSQSRVLLPEASEPIDQPTPDDEIPQDELDAKDVSESGVHEYVVSTGDTLSTILTQYGIDISDVSLLATQNRDLRNLKIGQQISWTVNDTGDLQRLTWEVSRRETRTYDRVGNNFKETKELQKGEWTNAVLTGRLDGSFVTSAKKAGLTGAEIRAVTKALQWQLDFAKLRKGDQFSVLMSREILDGRSEQSQLVGVRMRSGGKDYYAIRADDGKFYDRLGSGLARGFMRFPTMKQFRVSSNFNPRRINPVTGRIAPHKGVDFAMPVGTPVLAVGDGEVVIAKRSGAAGNYVAIRHGRQYTTRYMHLKKLLVKPGQKVKRGDRIALSGNTGRSTGPHLHYEFWMNQQAVNPLTAKLPRSEGLSGKDRSDYLAIAKQVIPQLQLD, encoded by the coding sequence GTGCAGCAGATAGTCCGAACTATCACTTTGGCGTATAACAATCTCCCTCGACCCCACCGCATTATGCTGGGGTCGTTGACTGTAATGACACTGGCCGTAGCTGTTTGGCGGCCTTTTGTTTATCATTCGGAGCACGAACCTGTTGCTAAAAGTGTTGTATTAGATACCAGCCAAAGCCGTGTTTTACTCCCCGAAGCCAGTGAGCCTATTGATCAGCCAACCCCTGATGATGAAATCCCACAAGACGAATTAGATGCTAAAGATGTCAGTGAAAGTGGTGTTCATGAGTACGTGGTCTCGACCGGCGATACCCTTAGTACCATTCTGACCCAATATGGCATTGATATCTCCGATGTTTCGCTGTTGGCAACTCAAAATCGTGATTTGCGAAATCTGAAAATCGGGCAACAAATCTCTTGGACAGTCAACGACACCGGTGATTTGCAGCGCCTGACATGGGAGGTTTCTCGTCGTGAAACCCGCACCTATGACCGTGTAGGTAATAATTTCAAAGAAACAAAAGAGTTACAGAAAGGCGAGTGGACCAATGCGGTTCTCACCGGTCGGCTCGACGGTAGTTTTGTTACCAGTGCCAAAAAAGCCGGTTTGACGGGCGCAGAGATTCGCGCTGTGACAAAAGCATTACAATGGCAGTTGGATTTTGCCAAACTGCGTAAAGGTGATCAGTTCTCGGTGTTGATGTCCCGTGAAATACTTGATGGCCGCAGTGAGCAAAGCCAACTGGTTGGGGTGCGTATGCGTTCTGGCGGTAAAGATTATTACGCCATCCGTGCCGATGACGGTAAGTTCTATGACCGGCTTGGTTCTGGTTTGGCGCGTGGTTTTATGCGTTTTCCTACCATGAAGCAATTCCGGGTCTCGTCTAACTTTAATCCTCGCCGCATTAACCCGGTAACCGGGCGCATTGCACCGCATAAAGGGGTGGATTTTGCGATGCCAGTGGGTACCCCAGTGCTTGCTGTCGGTGATGGCGAAGTGGTTATTGCTAAACGTAGCGGGGCTGCGGGTAACTATGTGGCTATTCGTCATGGCCGCCAATACACCACCCGTTACATGCATTTGAAAAAATTACTGGTGAAACCAGGCCAAAAAGTGAAACGTGGTGATCGTATTGCCTTGTCGGGTAACACCGGCCGCTCCACAGGCCCGCATCTGCATTATGAATTCTGGATGAACCAGCAAGCCGTTAACCCATTGACCGCTAAGTTACCGCGTTCAGAAGGGCTGAGCGGCAAAGACCGCAGTGACTATCTGGCTATTGCGAAGCAGGTCATTCCGCAGCTGCAACTGGATTAA